The following nucleotide sequence is from Zea mays cultivar B73 chromosome 1, Zm-B73-REFERENCE-NAM-5.0, whole genome shotgun sequence.
AGAATAACCAGAGAAAGTGAGTCGAAGACCAAATATTTGAAGATCAAGATCTATGACAATAAGTCAATACAAGAGACCATTTAAAGCAAAAGAACCTGTAACAAATTGCTTAGATGGGAAAAGAATCGCTAGAAAAGGAACGATCATCTTACTAAGTATTATTGGAGTGAATATTCAATAGATTAGGGCTACCCAACAGGTTAGCTATATAGTGTTTACATGGGCCACATGGGCCAAGCCTTAACAGGCCTAACactctaacacccccccgcagtctGGACGTCCGACGCAGCGGAGTACACAGACTGGACTCAAAAAGAAGTACATCACACAATAGGATCCCCCCACAGACTCAACTAGCCACTACTGATGTTGAGGCTGGAGCGAAACTCGGCGAAGGTCGAGGAcggaagacccttggtgaagatgtcggcaaacTGGGAGGTGGTCGGGACGTGGAGGACCCGAACAGTACCGGCGGCGACATAATCACGGACGAAGTGTAGATCGATCTCGACATGCTTGGTCCGCTGGTGCTGCactgggttggtggagaggtagaccgcgctgacgttgtcgcagtagaccacCGAGCTCCTGGAGAGGGGACTGTGAAGCTCGGTAAGGAGCTGCCGGAGCCAGGCAGCCtccgccacgccgttggccacggcacggtactccgCCTCTGCACTGGAGCGGGAAACGACCGGCTGGCGCTTCGACGACCAGGACACAAGGTTGCCGCCTAAGAAGACAgcgtagccggaggtggagcGCCGAGTGTCTGGGCACCCGGCCCAGTCAGCATCAGTGTAGACGACCAGCTCGGAGGAGGTAGACCGGTGAAGAAGCAGTCCGTAGTCGACGGTGCCCCGGAGGTAACGGAGGAGGCGCTTGAGCGCCGCAAGGTGGGGCTCCCGAGGGTCGTGCATATGGAGGCAGACCTGTTGCACGGCGTAGGAGATGTCCGGCCtggtgaaggtgaggtactgaagGGCACCGGCAAGACTCCTGTAGCCGGTGGGGTCCGCGACTGGGTCACCCGTGGCCTCAGAGAGCTTGGCCTGCGTGTCGACAggggtggagcagggcttgcagtcactcATCTGGGCCCGCTCCAGAATGTCAAGTGTATACTGTCGCTGGTGAAGGAGGAGTCCTGAGGGGCGAGGCTCAGCAGTGACCCCCAGGAAATGGTGAAGCACGCCCAGATCTTTGACCGGAAACTCCCGCTGAAGCGCGTCGACGAAGCGGCGAAGAAGAGACGGACTGGAGGCGGTGAGGACAATGTCATCCACGTAGAGTAGCAAGTAGGCAGTCTCTGCGCCATGATGGTGGACGAACAAAGACGTGTCGGACTTGGCCTCCACGAAGCCCAGTGTCACCAGGAAGGTAGCCAGTCTGGAATGCCACGCCCGgggggcctgcttgaggccataGAGGGACCTGTTGAGCCGGCAGACCATGTCAGGGCGAGAGGAGTCCACGAACCCCGCAGGCTGACAGCAGTAGACGGTCTCGGTGAGGGCGCCGTGCAGGAAGgcgttcttgacgtcgagctggtgAACTGGCCAGGAGCGAGCGAGGGCCAGCGAGAGCACCGTGCGGACGGTGGCCGGCTTCACAACCGGGCTGAAGGTCTCATCGTAGTCGACTCCGGGGCGCTGAGTGAAGCCCCGAAGAACCCAGCGAGCCTTGTACCGGTCCAGGGTACCATCGGCCCGTCGCTTGTGTGTCCAGATCCACTTGCCAGTGACGACGTTGGTGCCGGGCGGACGGGGCACCAGATCCCACGTCTGGTTGGCGACGagcgccgcgtactcctcctccatcgcCTGACGCCAGTGGGGGTCCAGCAGGGCGGTGCGGACGGAGGAGGGTACCGGAGAAACCTGCGAGTCGGCGGTCGTGGCCGCCAAGACACGGGGCGGCAGGGTACCGGCCGCGTGCcgcgtcaccatcgggtggacatgCCGCGGGTCGCGATGAAGGAGCGGTGGATGGTACACCGGCGTCTCGACACGGGCCGCGGGTGGCCGCGGCGGAGGTGTAGGTGTCCCTGGCGGGGACTGGGCCACCGGCGGtgacagcggcaggggcggcgacGGTGGAGGTGCGAACCCCGGCGGCGGCAGCCGGCGCTGGTAGACCCGCACCGGCTGGGCGAAGCGGGACGGAGGGGTCGTAACCGACGGCCCCGGAGGCGGTGCAGTCCCACCACCCTCGCTCGGCCCGGGGGCGATCGGAGACGGGGCTCCGCGGAGACGCGACACCACCGAACCCGAGCAAGGTACCGGGCCGGGAGTAGGACCGACAGGTGGTGAGCGAGTACCTgcagagagaggaaggagaggtgGCTCGACCACCGCGTCAGTCTGAAAGAGAGTGAAGAGGTCAAGGTCAGGGTCGGAGGAGGGTGGTGTGGTGGTGGAGGAGTAGGGAAATACGGACTCATCAAACACCACATGGCGAGAGATGAGGACCCGGCGAGAGCAGAGGTCAAAGCAGCGGTAGCCTTTGTGGTCCGGGGAGTACCCGAGAAACACACAGAGGGTGGAACAGGGTGCTAGTTTGTGAGGAGCAGTGGCAGCGGTGTTCGGGTAGCAAGCACACCCGAAGACACGGAGGTGGTCATAGCGCGGAGGGGTACCGAAGAGTGCCTGGTGAGGAGTGGGGGCCGGGCACGCAGTGGAAGGGAGACGGTTGAGGAGGTAGGTAGAGGTGTGGAGGGCCTCGACCCAGAAACAAGCCGGAAGGTGCGCCTGGAGAAGAAGAGTGCGGATGGTGTCGTTGGTCGTGCGAATCATGCGCTCAGCCTTGCCGTTCTGGGAGGAGGTATACGGGCAAGACATCCGCAATTGCATCCCGTGGGAGAGAAAGAAGTCGCGGGAGGTGGAGTTATCGAACTCCCGACCATTGTCACACTGAACGGCCTTAATGGTGAGGCCGAACTGAGTGgacacccaggcgaagaagtggcgGAGGGCGGGGAAAGTCTCAGACTTGGCACGCAAAGGAAAAGTCCACACATAATGAGAAAAGTCATCAAGCACCACAAGATAGTATTTGTAGCCTGACATACTGGTAATAGGTGAAGTCCACAAATCGCAGTGTACAAGATCAAATGCATGAGTAGcatgagaggaagaagaagaaaaaggaagacGAACATGACGGCCTAACTGGCACGCATGACAAAGATGCTCATCATGGGATCTAGTACATGGGATAGTGGCACTACGAGTAAGCTGCATCAAGGCGTCGCGTCCGGGGTGACCAAGGCGACGATGCCAGGTGGTAGAAGACGTGGCGGCAGCAAAAACAGCAGCTGTGTCAGGTGACGAAGACGAAGAAGATGTGGCGTACGGAAGCCGAAGGGTGTAGAGGGGGCCGGTGCTGTCACATCTGAGGAGGGGGCGTCGAGTTGCCGAGTCCTTCACAGTAAGACCAAAAGAGTCAAACTCGACAGAACAAGAATTATCAGCAGTAAACCGACGAATAGAAAGAAGATTGTGGACCAAAGAAGGAGCGACAAGAACATCGGGAACGCGAAAAGAGCCGGGAGGGCCGGCGGCACCCACAGATGTGACAGGAAGACACGAGCCATTCGCCACCATGATGGACGAGGGGAGAGAGGAAGAAGGAGGGCGAACAGAGGTGAGTATACCAGGGTCGGGGGTGGTGTGGTAGGTAGCACCGGTGTCCGCGATCCACTCGGGACCCATCGGCGGAGTCAGAGTAGGAGTCTGGAAGGCAGCCAGGGCGGCCGCGTCCCAACCAACCAGCCCGGACGGTGGAGAAGCCGGAGGCGTGGGCCACGACGAAACGGCAGGTGTCGAGGTCCAGGGCGacggagaggcgaaagcgaacccTGGCTGCGCACCAGCGAACATGGCCGCCGGAGGCCGAGCCTCAGAGCCAGGCCCCTGGAACGGCCACATGGAGATGCGCCCTGACCACGGGTGGTGGAAAGTGGGCCAAGGCGCACTCTGCTGGGGTCCCGGCGTCGATGCGTGGCCACGGACACCACCACcagaaccaccaccaccaccaccaccgcggcCACCACGGCGGCGACGTCCACCACCGCCCCCGCCTCCGCCACCTCGACCCCCGCCGCCCATGCTCGGTCCGGGAGGGCGAGGGCCAAGGGCAGACTGTGACGGAGTGGGCGGACGGGTCGGGGTGAAAGCCGCAAGTGCTGTCGAAGAGGACGAGGACCCCGGGCCGGAGATCGATGCAGCCTGAGCCCCCAGAGTGATCTCCTCCAGGGCGAGGTCGTCGCGAACCTGGAGGAAGGTAGGAAAGGGGCGCTGGCGCATGAGCAATGACCGGAGGTGGGTGTAGCGATCGCCGAGGCCGCGGAGGACGTTGAGGACTAGGATGCGGTCCTCCACGGGGCAGCCCAGATCGCCAAGTGAGTCCGCCATGGtcttcatctggcggcagtatgCACTGACACTGAGGTCCCCCTGGACGAAGGTGCGAAAAGCGGCGTCGAGGCGGAGAGCCCGGGCCTCGGCGTTGCCCATGAACTGGCTCTCGATGGCAAGCCAAACAGCACGAGCATGAGGAAGGTTCCGGAGGAGGCTGTGGAGGTCGACGGAGATCGTCCCCACGATCCAGGTGAGCACGATGCTGTCGAGGCGCACCCACGCAGCAGTCGGCGCCACACCGATGGGGTCGCAGAGGACGTGGTCATCCAGGGCGTAGCGACGAAGAGTGAGAAGAAGCAAGTCCCGCCAACGCGTGTAGGATGGCGACTCTGACTCCAGGACGACCGGAACCATCAGGCGAATGTTCTGGACACTCCCAGCCTGTAGGTGGAGCTGAGCCACGAGCGGGTCAGCCGGGTCATGCCAGAGCACCTCGGGGATGGTCCGGGGCCCGGTCCCGACTGTCGGTACGGTCGGGACGCCGTACACGCCGCCTATGGTGTTAGCGGAGGTGGCCCCGCCGTCGTGGGCCGCAGGCGAAGCGAGGTGCTGTTCCGCCGCGGCAATTTGAGCAGCGATAGCATCGGcggccgcgcgcgcgcgctcCCACGCGAGGGCCGCTTCCCGCAAGCGGGCCTGTCGAGCAGCGTGCTTTGCACGAGCAGCGGTGAGGGCGGCGACAGTGTCTTCCTGGTGGGTGAGCGGTGGAGGAGGCGGCGGATCGACAACCATCGACGGGGGGATTGGCGGTGGCGGGTTGGAGTCCTCCAGATCGGCAGTTCCCGCTGGAACCACAGCCGCCACGGCCGCAAGAGCAGAGGCGGCGCCGGCAGCAGTGGGGTCCCCACTGGTGGCGCTAGGCGCAGCCCCCCACGCGGGCCCAAGTGCGGGGGAGACGGGAACCGACCCCCACGCATCTGCTACCAGGGCGGGCGCGCCAGCAGGGGAGGTAGGGTCGGCGACGGCTGGCAGGGGGTGGGGCACGGCGGCGCGTCGGCCAGGGGATGCAGCGCGCACCCAGGAGGAGAGGGGAGGGAAGGAGGAGTTGGAGAGAGAGGGGCGCTGCTGACCAGCCATGGGCGCGCCGGGAaagaggaggcggcggcggaggcgccCTGGGCGGCGCGGCCGGTCCTTGCGCGGCTGAGGGCGCGCGCAGTGGCGGCGGGGCCGCGGCTGGACGCGGCCAGACGCTGCGCAGCAGGGACGCGGCCAGGCGCGGTGAAGCAGGGGCGCGGAGCCAGGCAGACGGCGGCGGAAGCCCTGGGCGGGAGTCTGGCGGCGGCGGCTGAAACCCTAGGATAGGGTGGCGGCGCCAGAAACCCTAGGGCGAGGGTAGCGGCGGCTGTAGGGAGGGTGGCGGCGCCAGAAACCCTAGGGCTAGGGCAGCGGCGGCTGTAGGGAAGGAAACCAGTCTGATACCATATTGGAGTGAATATTCAATAGATTAGGGCTACCCAACAGGTTAGCTATATAGTGTTTACATGGGCCACATGGGCCAAGCCTTAACAGGCCTAACACTCTAACAAGTATAATAAGGATATTTCTTTCAAACTACCTGCGGGAAGTAAGACAAGCCCCTAATTATATTAAGATCTTCTCACGCAGATCAAGAAACCTCTAAACCCCTATCCCACCTATACACAGCGGCATCGTAGTCCATGTGAGAAACGACTGCAACTGGAGCCGAGCCTTAGACATTTGCTTTGACGTGGGACAGGCGAGGGGATTTTATTAACTCCAGCCTGAAATCTGCTCCTATGGAGAGAGTCAAActcaggacctgaggagtgctaacCACCTAATCAATTCAGGTAGAGGCCCTTTCACATGTTATATCTTCCAAAAAAACAAGAATGATAACGACTTAAATGTATGGATCTGAACAAATAGGAACATAAAAATACAATTCAAGCTAATTACTATGAGAAAAAAGGATATAATAATTTCTCCCTCTATTATACGCCTCCGTTCCAAATTTAAAGATGTTTTGGCCATTATAAATGCATTGTTTTTACTATGTATTTAGACATACTATATATCTATAAGTGCATAGAAAAAACTATGTATATAGAAGCCAAAACGTCTTATAGTAATTTGTTATGGAAGGAGTACAATATTGTCCATGACCTAGGAAATGTTCCACAATGTTTTTCAATTGAGGATTCCAAGAGTGTAGTTATTGTTATGTTTCCACCCTTCGCCCTAATTAAATGTTTGGAAAGAAAGAAATATGTGCTATTTATTAGGGGTATAGATGGTCATTTCACTTCGGTTTATTTTCTTGGAAATAGTACTTCATTGGTCAATGTGCATGGTGTGTTGTGGAACACTATTGTAGGACGGAGGCAGTAAGACACAGATTAGTATCAGGCACATGGAAGAACATTAAGTCTTGAAGTTATATAAATCCAAAACATATTTGAATTTGTACCATCCAATATTGAAAGCATAAAAGTATGTCAAACTTTTAAATTCACCTCTTCAATGCCGATCCAGAATTGGAAAGAGGAAGATCAACAAGATTTGCAGACACTGTTCTGTCTAGCACACCAGCAGGCAAAGGTCTTATTCTTATTTTCCTTTCATCTATTGCCGTCTCACCATTCTCATCCCCAACATCAGCTGGGAGCTTTACTATCGCAATATATTCCTCCTGCTTGTCCCGAGGGAAATATAGTGGGAGCAATCTGCATTGTTTAATTGCTTATAAGCAGCTGATGAGCAAATAAAAGGTAATACAGTTTCTCGGGTTCAGTTTAAGTACCGTTTGTATATCTCTGTGTCAGATGATGATGTAGTACAAAAAACAACACCAGCTATTTTGTCTTTTTGCTTCTCCAGGAAACGTCTAACAGTTCCTACAGAATATAAACTATTTACCTTAAATATTCATGGAGTAAAAGCATGAGTGCAGAAAGAACAATTCATCCCTAACTTCCATTTTCTACCACTGACTGCTTTGTCTTGTACGTGGTTGCAAGAAGTGGGAGGGGTGTTGAGAGTTACTTTTTGTTAAGGATAGTACCACAGCTAACAACTTTGACTATGTTGCCTCAACATAGCAAGTCTCAAGCCCTGATAAAGGAGGAGGGTTGTGTTAGGCTTGGCAAGCCAACGTTAAACCTACTCATTCTAATAGAGATGAAACCTGAAAGAAATTCGTTGGGACGTAACCCTTTAGCGACACGCCTTATCAAAACCTGGATATGGTGTTAAATGAGCAAGGTAGGGTGTGGGTCGTCACCCTGTTGGTGATGCGGCATGTCGCTATATGGGCATGACATCAAGTGAGCAAGGATCAGGTTGCTACTTCCTTAGTGGCAGGCTATATCGATACCCGAGTGTAGCAAAAATGTACAAGGGTCTTCGCATTACCGACGGGTGCGAAGGGTAAGAAAGCTAGTCGAATTAACTAGGTTCCGTTTAGGTAGTTGGAATGTACGATCACTTATAGCTAAGTTAAGGGAGTTAGTTGAGACAGTGATTAGGAGACGTCTTAATATCTTCTGCGTCCAAGAGACTAAATGGAAGGGTCAGAAGGTGAAAGAGGTCGACAAAACAGGCTCCAAGCTTTGGTACACAGGGACAACTGCAAATAAAAATGGAGTAGAAGAGTTTTGATTGATAAGAGTATCAAGAACAATGTGGTGGGTGTGAGGAGGCAAAGAGATAGGATTATCTTAGTCAAGCTTGTTTTTTATTTAGTCTTGAACGTAGTTAGTGTGTAAGCCCTAAGTAATCCACGATGAGAGTGCTAAGTGACTCTTCTAGGAAGATTTAAATTGCATAGTTAAATCTATACCTATTAGTGAGAAGCTTTTCATAGGAGGGGACATTAATGGGCATGTAGTTACAACAAGTGCAAGTTCCAAGGCGGTTCATGGAGGTTTGGTAATAGGAATCAGGAGTGAGATGAAATCTTGGACTCTACGGTAGCTTCTGACCTATTGATAGCCAACACCTTTAGGAAGAGAGACTCCAATTTAGTAACCTATAGTAGTGGTCAGCACTCTAGTCAGATTGACTTTATTCTGACAAGAGAGGATAAAGATTAAGAAGCATACTTGGATTGTAAGGTGTACCTAGGGAGTGTGTTGTCTCTTAACATAAGCTTGTGGCGACGGTCTTTCGTTTTCAGGTGTGTAGGGATAAACAAACTAAGATTGTGATAGCAAAGTGGTGAAAATTGAAAGGGGAGAAGGGAGAAGTCTTCAAGGAAAGGATCATCAAAGAGGGCACTTGAAAGGAAGAAGATGACGTCAACATGCGGGAGAAGATGACAACCCGGAAGTTGGCTTCATAGATGTGCAGATTAACTTAAGGGAGTGGAGGTGAAGCTAAAGATACTAGATGGTGGAATGAGGAAGTCCAAAGGGCTATTAAGGAGAAGAACAAATGCTACAGATGTTTGTACCATAACATGATTATGGACAACATAGAGAAGTACAAAGTAGACTGTAAAGCGAGCTATAAGTGTGCCAAAGGATAGAGTGTATGAGGACCTTTACCAATGCTTGAGTACGAAGAACATATATAGGATAACTAGGGTTCGTGAGAAGAAGACAAGGAACTTTAATCATGTTAAGTGCATTAAATATGAAATAGTGCACTTCTCAGTGAAGGAGGATCAAATCAGGCATAAATGGAGTATTGACAAACTGTTCAATAGGGAGAATGGAAACACAACCTTTTAGTTAGATGACTCTTTTGATGATACCAGTAGATGCTTTGTACGTAGGATCCAAGAATCATTGAAAATGATGAAACAGGGTAAGGTGATGGGCCCTAATGGTATCCCAATTGAGATATGGAGATGCCACGGGGACATAGCTATAGTACGGCTAACCAAGTTATTCAACCataggcctgtttggttcagcttattTCTGAGGAGCTTTtttgagaatctggctgtgtggAGAATCTGGTTGTGAAGAGAATCTGAATATCATGGAGATTACATGCGGAGGAATATAAAAGAGTCCATAGGGTTTAGGATGTAGAAAGTGATGGTTTGCTACTATCCAAGACTCGATCAATTCTGTGTTTACGTTGATTTTAGATGGTTTTGACTAAAGTGACTCATAGAAACAAGCTGAAAAGTTGGGCGTTTGGCAGTCTGCAACAGCTTCTGATGGCCAGAAGCtgaaaaaagctgaaacaaacagggcccATATCTTCTAGTCGAACCAGATGCCTAATGAGTGAAGTATATTAGTACCAATCTACAAGAATAAGGGGGATGTACAAAGTTATACTACCTCCTTTTTCAAATATTTGTcgcccgctagttcatttttgcactaaaccgcgacaaataaaaaagcggAGGGAGTACTAATTACAGAGAATTATGTTGATGGGCCATACTATGAAGCTATGTGAGAGAGTTATCGAGCATCGTCTGAGAGGAATAACGAGGATCTCTTTGAACCAATTTAGTTTCATGCCTgaaaggtcaaccatggaagccattttcttaataagacaagtaatagagtagtatagagaGAATGATCTACACATGGTTTCATTGACTTGTAGAAAGATTATAACAAAATACTAAGGAATGTTATGTGCTGGAATTTGGACAAACATAAAGTTTAAAAGAAGTGTGTTGGACTCATTAAGAACATTGACAATAATGTTGTGACTAATGTTCGAATGAGTGATAgggacacagatgacttcccgatTAGAATAGGACTCCATTAAGGAtcaactttgagcccttatctttttATCTTGGTGATGGATAAGGTCACAAGAGACATATAAGGGGATCCATTGGTGTATGCTTTTGTGGATGATGTAGTGCTAGTTGATGAAAGTCGAATAGGACACAGGAGTAAATAGGAAACTAGAGTTGTCTCGGTAGACTCTAGAGTCTAAATGTTTTAGACTCAATAGAAGTAAATACAGAATATATGAGACATAATTTTGGCACTACATATAAGGAAGGATATGTTAGTTTGGAAGGTCAAATAATGTCTAGAAAGAACAACTTTAGATATTTAGGATCAATGTTCAAGAGAGACGGGGATATTAATGAAGATGTTGGGTAGAGAATCAAAGCAGGGTGGATGAAGTAGTGTCAAGCATCTAGCGTTCTATATGACAAGAGGTTTTATAGGATGGCAATTATACCTACTATTTTGTATGATGAAGAATATTGGACTACAAAAAGATGACATGTTCAGCAGAAAGTGTTGTTGAAATGTGTATGTTGCATTGGGTTTGTAGCCATACAAGAAGGTATCAAGTCTGAAATGATGATATACGTGATAGGCTAGACGTAGCACCAATTAAAGAAAAACTTGTCCAACatcggttgagatggtttggacatgttGAACTTAGACCTCTAGAAGCGTCAGTGCGTAGCGGGATCCTATGGCATGATAGCAAaaagaagagaggaagaagaagGCCGATGTTGACATGAAAAGAGATAGTAAAAAGAGACTTAAAAGGATGGGATAGCCCAAAGATTTAGCTTTATATAGGATTGTATAGAAAATAGATATACATGTGCCTAAACCTTGACTTGTGGGTTTTATTGTACttttaactctagcctacccTACCTTGTTTGGAATAAAAGGCTTAGTTGTTGTAGTAGTACCGCAGCTATCATCAATATTTACAAATAAAATGTTTTCATTCATGCATATGATGATAAGGAATATTCTATAGCATAAGTAAAGAAAAGTAAATAAAAATAAGAACTTACTTATTGCCACATGAGCAGCTGGTTCACGAGGGTAGTTTTTAGCTTCTGTGTATATACAACCCATTGCGATGCTAATGAAATAAGCAACAGAAATATTACTAATAATATAAAGTTCAATATGTGAAACAGGATGACCCAAACATCATTTGTCAAACTAAAATTAGCAACTAGATTTAAGCAATATGATCCTACGTGTACCTTTCAAGACCATTCTCAATGAGCAGTTCCAAGCAGGACCGATAGCAGTGACTAAGTGCATTCTCTGCAGCTGTGTGATACTTGACAGCATATTTGGGGCCCACGGTATGGATGACCTTCCTGCATAATCAATTGATACATGCATCTTAGCATAACTAAGAATACAGACAACCACAGAACAACATGTTGGATGAGTAAATCTTTGAGTGTTCAACCGCTAGCTTCAGCGAAGTTAGACTTTCACTAAATCTTCAATTACTAGCAATACTGGCCACCGCGCTTGCTTGAAGTAACAAGTTATATGGGTTCAACAACAGCTCTTGTTATATAAAGTGAATCAGGGTGTGGTATGCAGTGTTTTGTGCAACACAGGCACAAGAAGGTGTATACTTTGCTTAATCAGAAACAACAATCACACTAGTGCTACATCAGAAGATTCAGATAAAAAAAACAGGCAAAACAACCCCTGTTGTGACTCCATAAGCAGAAACGCTTGTGTTGCCCTCACTGCTAGAGATTTGAAGGAAACATGAAGCTGCGAACTTTAAATCGTTTAATGTAAAGGGGCACAGCCGTCATTGCAGAACCACATAACACATACTAAATGTTATAGCTTAGGTGTCCAAGGCGAACACATATATACATTTTTCCAATAAGTGTAAATACAAATAACATAGGCCCAGCTTACCTTGCAGGCAGATCGTAGGCATTGGTCATCTTGGCCATCCCAGTTCGGCAACCTCCCTGCAAAATTGTCGAGCAGAAGACAGTTGATGCTTAACATCAACGATCAGCACAGTTGAACAAACTTGCCCCATTAATTTGCCACAAGCTGCCATGAACAGTACCAAGGTGGCGCACTCCTCGGCGAGCCCTGACCCGGCAGCAGCATGCAACCCCGGGCTACTGTGCGCCTCGTCCAAGCTCTGCACGAATCCCCGGAACAAAGACAGGAGCTTATAGCACAAAAAAAATTGTCCAATTCCCAGCACTGATGCGAGGTGGGGACGGGAATCGAGACCTCGTTGGTAGAATTGACGACCGCGTCGACCTCGAGGTTCCAGGGCTGGCCACGCCAGAGATAGATCCTAGAGTTGATCTCCTGGTCGACGGGGAAGCGCGAGGCACCCCCGGCGTGGCCACCCCCGACGGCGCCGTCGTCGACCGTGAGCGGGTCGGAGAAAGAGATGAAGCCAGACGCAGAGGTCGTGCCGGATCCGTCGTCCTCCGCGGACGCCTCTTCGGACGTGGAGGCGAGGAAGATGCGCTGGTCGGGGTCGCTCCAGCGCGGCACCTGGCCCAACGTGACGGCCGGCTCCACGCCGCCCACGCCGGGCATCATGATGGCGTCGGAGGGCGCAGGCGCCTCCGACGGCGGTGGCGAGCGCGGCTGCATGTAGATGGAGACCGGTGGGACGCGAGGCGGAAGCGGCGGCTGGGAGATCAGGCCGTTAAGCGAGGCCAGCGGTGCTCGCGAGGAGATAGGAGGGGCAGCGGAGAGAGGACGAATTAATGTGCTTGACGTTCATGACATGTGGGGTCGCGAGGTCTCGTGGGATCACGGCGCGGGTGCGCGTAGGTGGCGTCGTGGCGAAATGCTGCTGCCTGTTGGCCGGG
It contains:
- the LOC100191476 gene encoding uncharacterized protein LOC100191476; the protein is MQPRSPPPSEAPAPSDAIMMPGVGGVEPAVTLGQVPRWSDPDQRIFLASTSEEASAEDDGSGTTSASGFISFSDPLTVDDGAVGGGHAGGASRFPVDQEINSRIYLWRGQPWNLEVDAVVNSTNESLDEAHSSPGLHAAAGSGLAEECATLGGCRTGMAKMTNAYDLPARKVIHTVGPKYAVKYHTAAENALSHCYRSCLELLIENGLESIAMGCIYTEAKNYPREPAAHVAIRTVRRFLEKQKDKIAGVVFCTTSSSDTEIYKRLLPLYFPRDKQEEYIAIVKLPADVGDENGETAIDERKIRIRPLPAGVLDRTVSANLVDLPLSNSGSALKRGSFKLDSYLDPSFMSIIKDPDLRRKEQWEKSAQAQKGFNYARLFGYGDLGCPSLSAAEEYSLHSRYLTKANSLNLSEIAEMKIIYRGGVDIEGRPVMVVVGAHFLLRCLDLERFVLHVVKEFEPLIQKPYTIVYFHSAASLQPQPDLGFMKRLQQILGRKHQRNLHAIYVLHPTLGLRTAVLAMQMFVDGEVWKKVVYVDRLVQLFRYVPREQLTIPDFVFQHDLEVNGGRGLIVDPRTKHIYQRTSS